A genomic window from Lepisosteus oculatus isolate fLepOcu1 chromosome 27, fLepOcu1.hap2, whole genome shotgun sequence includes:
- the LOC138225250 gene encoding maestro heat-like repeat-containing protein family member 1 gives MLLLYVQAFLYQCVGAAAQHLSHQETVKQALQDSVKEAGFENPMEREGLPGLSVSELLCVPLQEPSVRLSLCRSVGMMAQAVRSASPSGAPSFPAKAELLATMMAFVKKQPSDALSRAVCLQALRACSTLSCSPELPAVQST, from the exons atgttgctactgtatgttcag GCCTTCCTGTACCAGTGTGTCGGTGCGGCTGCCCAGCACCTCTCTCATCAGGAGACTGTGAAACAAGCGCTTCAGGACAGTGTGAAAGAAGCAGGGTTTGAGAATCCTATGgagagagag GGCCTGCCTGGGCTGTCAGTGagtgagctgctgtgtgtccccCTGCAGGAGCCCAGTGTCAGACTGAGCCTGTGCCGCAGTGTGGGCATGATGGCACAGGCAGTGCGCAGCGCCAGTCCCTCCGGAGCTCCCAGCTTCCCTGCCAAGGCCGAGCTCCTGGCGAcaatgatg GCGTTTGTTAAAAAGCAGCCCAGTGATGCCCTGAGCCGAGCTGTCTGTCTGCAGGCCCTGCGCGCCTGTTCCACACTGAG CTGCAGCCCAGAGCTCCCTGCAGTGCAGAGCACCTGA